One genomic region from Xenopus laevis strain J_2021 chromosome 2L, Xenopus_laevis_v10.1, whole genome shotgun sequence encodes:
- the tm2d3.L gene encoding TM2 domain-containing protein 3-like yields the protein MTPMMALKRVSWVLLFVTQMHVFSGRGSLSFEYSQPVAQPLKDSFPSSTTATSTKAPATKMPDYMEKCPSNGQCSRLPSDCMTCATNYSCIYGKPVTFNCTAKNGVVCFDENSQRLEYFTISMTCQFCWQLPPSDYVCNLSSSCKTVSCPRQRYNTNCTVLDHVHCLGNRTFPKMLYCNWTGGYKWSTALALSITLGGFGADRFYLGQWREGLGKLFSFGGLGIWTLIDVFLIIVGYVGPADGSLYI from the exons ATGACTCCGATGATGGCTTTGAAAAGAGTGTCCTGGGTTTTGTTATTTGTCACGCAGATGCATGTGTTCTCCGGCCGCG GTTCCCTGAGTTTTGAGTACTCCCAGCCAGTAGCTCAACCCCTAAAAGACAGTTTTCCATCTTCTACAACTGCAACAAGTACCAAAGCACCAG CCACAAAGATGCCAGATTATATGGAAAAATGCCCAAGCAATGGACAATGCAGCAGACTGCCTTCAGATTGTATGACCTGCGCTACAAACTACTCCTGCATTTATGGAAAGCCTGTGACATTTAACTGTACTGCTAAAAATGGCGTTGTCTGTTTT GATGAAAACAGCCAACGCCTGGAATATTTTACCATTAGCATGACTTGTCAGTTTTGCTGGCAGCTTCCCCCTTCAGATTATGTGTGTAACCTTTCCAGTAGCTGCAAGACCGTCTCCTGCCCCAGGCAACGCTACAACACTAATTGTACAGTACTGGATCATGTTCATTGCTTAG gTAATCGGACGTTTCCAAAGATGCTTTATTGCAATTGGACAGGAGGATACAAGTGGTCGACTGCGCTAGCTTTAAG cATTACTCTTGGTGGCTTCGGGGCAGATCGTTTTTATCTAGGACAGTGGAGAGAAGGACTTGGAAAGCTCTTCAGTTTTGGCGGCCTAGGAATCTGGACTCTTATTGATGTCTTCTTAATCATTGTGGGATATGTCGGTCCTGCAGATGGTTCcctttatatataa
- the txndc9.L gene encoding thioredoxin domain containing 9 L homeolog isoform X1, which translates to MAADTSVDMYAKVMENQLLQTAKIMEEQLDAELEKLDKTDEDEMELLKERRLEALKKAQKQKQEWLSKGHGEYREIPSEREFFQEVKESKNVVCHFYKDSTFRCKILDKHLPMLAKKHVETKFLKLNVEKAPFLCERLHIKVIPTLALVKDGKTKDYIVGFTDLGNTDEFTTETLEWRLGCAGIINYSGNLMEPPFQNQKKYGTHFTKLEKKTIRGKKYDSDSDDD; encoded by the exons ATGGCAGCTGACACGTCTGTGGATATGTATGCAAAAGTCATGGAGAATCAGCTTCTTCAGACAGCCAAAATAATGGAAGAGCAGTTAGATGCTGAACTAGAGAAACTCGACAAAACAGATGAAGATGAAATGGAGCTTCTAAAAGAAAGAAGACTTGAAGCCTTGAAGAAGGCACAGAAACAAAAACAA GAATGGCTATCTAAAGGACATGGGGAATATCGAGAGATACCCAGTGAAAGAGAATTCTTCCAGGAAGTGAAAGAGAGTAAAAATGTTGTCTGCCATTTCTACAAAGATTCCACCTTCAG ATGTAAAATTCTGGACAAACATTTGCCAATGCTTGCGAAAAAGCACGTCGAGACCAAGTTTCTAAAGCTGAATGTGGAGAAAGCGCCCTTCCTGTGTGAAAGACTGCACATAAAAGTCATTCCTACACTGGCACTGGTAAAAGATGGCAAGACTAAAGATTACATTGTTGGCTTCACAGATCTGGGAAACACTGATGAATTTACCACAGAGACATTAGAGTGGAGACTTGGTTGTGCTGGTATTATAAACTACAG TGGGAATCTAATGGAGCCACCGTTTCAAAACCAGAAGAAATATGGCACACATTTTACAAAGCTGGAAAAGAAAACTATAAGAGGAAAAAAGTATGATTCAGATTCTGATGATGATTAG
- the txndc9.L gene encoding thioredoxin domain containing 9 L homeolog (The RefSeq protein has 1 substitution compared to this genomic sequence), which produces MAADTSVDMYAKVMENQLLQTAKIMEEQLDAELEKLDKTDEDEMELLKERRLEALKKVQKQKQEWLSKGHGEYREIPSEREFFQEVKESKNVVCHFYKDSTFRCKILDKHLPMLAKKHVETKFLKLNVEKAPFLCERLHIKVIPTLALVKDGKTKDYIVGFTDLGNTDEFTTETLEWRLGCAGIINYSGNLMEPPFQNQKKYGTHFTKLEKKTIRGKKYDSDSDDD; this is translated from the exons ATGGCAGCTGACACGTCTGTGGATATGTATGCAAAAGTCATGGAGAATCAGCTTCTTCAGACAGCCAAAATAATGGAAGAGCAGTTAGATGCTGAACTAGAGAAACTCGACAAAACAGATGAAGATGAAATGGAGCTTCTAAAAGAAAGAAGACTTGAAGCCTTGAAGAAGGCACAGAAACAAAAACAA GAATGGCTATCTAAAGGACATGGGGAATATCGAGAGATACCCAGTGAAAGAGAATTCTTCCAGGAAGTGAAAGAGAGTAAAAATGTTGTCTGCCATTTCTACAAAGATTCCACCTTCAG ATGTAAAATTCTGGACAAACATTTGCCAATGCTTGCGAAAAAGCACGTCGAGACCAAGTTTCTAAAGCTGAATGTGGAGAAAGCGCCCTTCCTGTGTGAAAGACTGCACATAAAAGTCATTCCTACACTGGCACTGGTAAAAGATGGCAAGACTAAAGATTACATTGTTGGCTTCACAGATCTGGGAAACACTGATGAATTTACCACAGAGACATTAGAGTGGAGACTTGGTTGTGCTGGTATTATAAACTACAG TGGGAATCTAATGGAGCCACCGTTTCAAAACCAGAAGAAATATGGCACACATTTTACAAAGCTGGAAAAGAAAACTATAAGAGGAAAAAAGTATGATTCAGATTCTGATGATGATTAG